The nucleotide window GCCTTACCATTAAACCTCACCCCATTTTTAGACCGAACCATATTAAAACCCCGAAACCCACCATTAATAGAGTTTCCCCACCATGAATTTGATGAAATAGAAGACATATCCATCAAAACCAGCCTTCGTCAACATGAACAAATCATCCATAAATCATTCACTTTTGATGCACCAAAGCTTGCCAAACTCAAAGAAACAGCCATGGAAGATAGGGTCTTATCAAAATGCACCACATTTGAAACCCTTTCAGGGTTTATATGGAAAGCAAGATGCCAAGCATTGAACTTACTCCCACAACAAAAAACAAAGCTCCTCTTTGCCATTAATGGAAGGCAAAAGTTTATCCCACCATTACCAAAAGGATATGCTGGTAATGGAATTGTCATCACAAACTCCATTGTTGAAGCTGGTGAATTAGTGGAGAAACCATTGTCATTTGCAGTGGGATTAATACAAGGAGccattgaattggttgatgatagataTATGAGATCTGCAATTGATTATTTTGAAGTGACAAGAGCTAGACCTTCTTTGGCTGCAACTGTGTTGCTTACAACTTGGTCTAGGCTACCTTTATATACCGTAGATTTTGGTTGGGGTGAACCTATTTGTTCAGGACCTGTTGCTTTGCCCGAAAACCCTGTTCTTATTTTGTTTCCTCATCACAAAGATCATAAAAGTATTAATTTGGTTCTTGGATTGCCTGTTTCTGCAATGAAAATGTTTGAAGAACTAATAATGGAGATATGAAAATGGAGCAATGTCAAGGGGTTTGTATGTTTTCTTTCAATCACGTACTAAGTTTCAAAACTATCTATATTACCCAACTCTTTATTTTCGTATTTAATACATATTCCAACTTTGTATTTAAAATCATATTcgtatttattttcttataatatttatatttaattagatTCATTTCTGAGCTCAAATAACATAATTTAGATAGAAATACCATAAATGCTTCTGCAATAGGAGTTACATTTTGCTTCATTTactaa belongs to Gossypium arboreum isolate Shixiya-1 chromosome 7, ASM2569848v2, whole genome shotgun sequence and includes:
- the LOC108486553 gene encoding omega-hydroxypalmitate O-feruloyl transferase isoform X1, with product MEDISNGSNNEMITITKGEPTRVHPNEPVEKKGLYYLSNLDQNIAATIPTVYFFKSEGKGNEEAVEMVKNGLSKILVYYYPLAGKLMISSEGKLIVDCNGDDGAVFVEAEANCGVEEMADLTKVDHVVLGQLVYHIPGARNLLEIPLLMVQVTKFKCGGFAIGMSMNHCMLDGIAAMEFVNGWGEVTRALPLNLTPFLDRTILKPRNPPLIEFPHHEFDEIEDISIKTSLRQHEQIIHKSFTFDAPKLAKLKETAMEDRVLSKCTTFETLSGFIWKARCQALNLLPQQKTKLLFAINGRQKFIPPLPKGYAGNGIVITNSIVEAGELVEKPLSFAVGLIQGAIELVDDRYMRSAIDYFEVTRARPSLAATVLLTTWSRLPLYTVDFGWGEPICSGPVALPENPVLILFPHHKDHKSINLVLGLPVSAMKMFEELIMEI
- the LOC108486553 gene encoding omega-hydroxypalmitate O-feruloyl transferase isoform X2 gives rise to the protein MKFANGNNEMITITKGEPTRVHPNEPVEKKGLYYLSNLDQNIAATIPTVYFFKSEGKGNEEAVEMVKNGLSKILVYYYPLAGKLMISSEGKLIVDCNGDDGAVFVEAEANCGVEEMADLTKVDHVVLGQLVYHIPGARNLLEIPLLMVQVTKFKCGGFAIGMSMNHCMLDGIAAMEFVNGWGEVTRALPLNLTPFLDRTILKPRNPPLIEFPHHEFDEIEDISIKTSLRQHEQIIHKSFTFDAPKLAKLKETAMEDRVLSKCTTFETLSGFIWKARCQALNLLPQQKTKLLFAINGRQKFIPPLPKGYAGNGIVITNSIVEAGELVEKPLSFAVGLIQGAIELVDDRYMRSAIDYFEVTRARPSLAATVLLTTWSRLPLYTVDFGWGEPICSGPVALPENPVLILFPHHKDHKSINLVLGLPVSAMKMFEELIMEI